The genomic stretch TGCTCGAGGCCAAAAAGGGAATGCGACGCAGTGGCTGAGGAGGTAGAAATACGCTGTTTTATAACTGCATCACTTGGACTTGGTCCTGTGAATGTGTTAGCACATGGATAAAGTAAAACAACTTTTTATTTGAAGGTGTTTTAAAATTGAGAAATGTCTAAATATTAACCTAGGGAGCCTGGCAATATTTAATGTGACCAGAGCTGTTCTTCAGCAGGTCTGTCAGTACTTCTGTAGGGAATTCTCAAATGTTGTGAGACAGAAATTAAGTTCCTCTGAAAATAATTAACAGGGTATTACCATGGCACATAAACTTACAAACCCCCCACCAAATTGTATGTGGAAGAATCCCGtgcttttctgaaatgtatTGGCAAGTGCTTGctacaagggaaaaataaaatacccacACTTGCTGATATGCAACTTCAGCAGTGATTGTATGCATGTGGAAGAAAGGTCTGTAGCCTGTGAATTACTTCACATTAAATACAACAGgcattgtttctttcttgtccTGTTGTTTATACACAAGCTGTTGATAGGAGGCTCTACTGCTAAACAGAGCTCAAAGGCTCAGCCTTCCAATCTGACATTGGAAATACATCCACATAACACAGTCCTTGTCTTCTGTGTCCAGCCTTTCCCATTGTATCTGCTCTGTTCCCAATCCACCACCAGTTCTAGAAGCCCATATTATTCTGAGGGTAAAATCCTTTTAACTCCCGCCTCCTCTTCTTCGTCTCACTGTCAGGTATGCCTTCTAAACAACTGGCCATATTTGATCCCTAAACTTTTGTCCTGTGCTCTGACTCTCACTGATGGAATATCAGACCTGGTTATTCCAGAAGAATTGTGAATGCCCTTTAGATGCAGATATCTCCCAGCACAACTCCTCTCCAGGTTCCTCTGGAGCTTTGTTCAGCTCTCATGAAAGAGAAGCAACTCTAAGGACATCTGTTGTTTCAGCTAATtaataaatatctttttctttctcctctgaaccaaataagtaaaatatttcaaattacatGGGAACTTCAAATCCTGTGCTCTTGCATGATCCCTTAGAAAAATTTCAAGCTTTATATGTAGCTCAACCTGTGAGAGACTGCTGTGTTATACTGAGCAGTATAGTCTTAGCCCTGCCCTAACCAAGGCTCAGCAAACTGCGAAGATATGGGTAAACTAATTACCCCTCCAGTGCTGAACCAGAGGTTAAGCAAACTGATAAGAAACTTGGGGTTAGCTTAGCAATGCAAAAAGACAAGCTGCTTATTATTTTCTGGGCCGTATCTTGTCTCTGTGCAAGTTACCCTCTCCTGACTTCCGCTAGGTTCAGTACACACAGTGAGTCAGGCTCAGCTGGTCAGAGCTGTGTTACAGCAGTTCTCTAGTCCTTGATGCCATGGGAAATTCCATCCTGTGCTATCCAGAGCAGTCTTGCATCTGTAGCAGGATTCCAGCCAATTTGGTGTTACAGTCAGCTGAAAAGGTACAGTACCGTCGGACACCTTCCCAGCAGTGGGTGCCCCAGATCTGCACTCCCCCACTTTGGGGAGGTTTTTTAGATTATTTCCTCCTCCAAAATGCACTGCCATCTGCTCCCCCTCTCCCAGATGTGTGGCTGTTTGTCTGCTGAGGTACAGGCCAGCATGCTTTAGGCTTGCTTTTGCATGAGTATACTCTGGCATTCAGATTTTGCAGCCCCAGAAGACATTACTTCAGACTACCTGTGTATGActtcaaaaatgtatttatttaggtCTTCAAGCTTTGGGGTACTAGCTATAGAGATGACTGAAACTCCAAACTAACGGGCTTTAAGATTCAACGCTGAGTTGCAGCATCCATTACTAATATTCCTTTGGACTATGAAGACTGGTGAGGCCATCGTAGTCCAGGGCTGGTTTCTGCATCATTTTTGAAGGAAGGTGGCTTTGAAGTTCTAAAATCCCTCATGGTGATTGTTCTTTGGAAATATGAGTGCCCTTAAAAGAACTTTTTGGAGAAAACTGAGAAATGCAGATTAAGGGGTGACCTCTGAATTCACGGGTATCCTGCCTCTGGCTGCTGAAAAATATGTATAGGCAAGCTTCAGCATGTGTTCTGCCCTTGTGTCTGCACAGGATCATTTGGCAGATGCAGTGACACTGAATGGTCGTTTGATTTAccaggctggaaaggagcaTGGTCTGAAACCTGTGGTTGGGGAAGTGTATGATCAAGGTATGttctaaataatttttacattaCTTAATATGAGCTTTTATCCATTTTTactgtttccattttattttggggtCCTCCTCTTGAAGACTCTAAACAGCAGGTAATGGTCAGGTTCCCTCTTGGATGTTCCTGCCCATAACAGAATGTGTGGGGGAAATGAGATGGAGTGCTGTGGCAGCATCTGTCCTGAAATAATTGCATCAAAGTAACCATTCCTGTAATAGGTTTGTTGGGTTGTCCTTTGTTTTTGGCTTCTTTTTGGTATTGTCTTGCTGcttactgtttttctgtttcatactTTGCAGATAAATTAATGAATTGCAAAGCATAAATTGTTACTAGTTTTATCTTGCAATCCCATAAATTAGAATtactacattttatttttagtagtgTATATGATTATCTGCTGGAAGAAAGGGAGTGATCAATTCTGCCCCTTATCTGGGTGTCCTTAAGCTTTGAATTCTGTTCGAGACAGAGACAGTAATTAAGTGGTGACTTGTCATCCTGACTAAGGACTCAGTATCATCAACCTGTTTGTGTGGTTCAGAGCTGGAAGATGTCCCTCATAGCTTTCAGAGACCCAAGGCAAGGAACAGCTCTGGAAGCAGTCTGCAGGCAGTGGTGTCGCACCACTGTTGTGAGATGGAGCTGGATTTGATTTGCAGCTCAGTCTCACTGTCATCTGGCCAAGATATCCTCAGCAGAGCCTGTTGGTTCTGCAGCAACTGTTAACCATATCGTGACCCTGGTGAGGGAACCGCAGCTCAGTTTCTGAAAACCAAGCAGGTCTCGTGATCCAGAAGCTGGCTATCTCCATTAGTCAGGTTGTGAGCTAACTGTATCTCACTGAAATGCGGCTGTGAAGCTACTGCattattctctttcttcctATGCAGAGATTGGAACTTCCTATTATGCCGTGGCTGTGGTAAGGAAGAGCTCCAACATCACCATCAACAGCTTGAAGGGTGTCAGATCATGTCACACAGGCATCAACAGAACTGCAGGCTGGGATGTTCCAGTGGGTTATCTACTTGACAGTGGGCGTCTGGCAGCAATGGGATGTGACCTTCCAACAGGTAGGAATCACAGGGCAAGGACCTGTTCTTCAGCAATACATTTCTATATGGTGGACAGAAATGTGTGGTTGTAGCTGCTGTTTATTCCTTCGCTTTGATGCTCCTTGTGAAATGGGATAGGCTTACTGTCATTCTGATAACGTCTGCAGGTTCTTTTCTTTTAGACTTGGAAACCAtcttttaagaacaaaatgGCTCACCCCTTCTAAATGTTTTTACAGATGTACTGAGTAGTTGTGTTAAAATGAGATAGTGGGATCTTGtttttcattgcaaaaaaaaatctcattctaATTTCCCATTTAGCTGTAAGTGACTATTTCAGTGCAAGCTGTGTTCCTGGAGCAAACGGTGCAAACTATCCCACATCCCTCTGTCAGCTCTGCAAAGGGGACTTGACTGAGGAGAACAAATGTGAACAGAATTCCCAAGAGCAATACTACGACTACAGTGGGGCTTTCAGGTAAAAAACATGGCTCTGTCAAAATTTTTATCACTATGCTCTATCCATTGCCATCATGACCAGGCTTCACTGACACGGAACTGAAGCCAGAGAGCTTCCAGCTGATCTTGTTAGAAAATCTGCTGTTGCGTTAGGACAGCCATGCTTTAAACCTAGAGACTGAAGAAATGTAATTCTAAAACCCACTATTCCAGGTATTAATACCTGAGTATTAAGACAAAATTGATATTTAGCACCTATAGTGGGCAGGGAAATCccattgctgtttgctttggccAGCAGCTGGAAACATAAGTCTgagcactggggtttttttcagcagacTGTATCTTTCCCAATAAAACCTGATGACCCTTTGAGTCTGAGCGCTGAATTGCCACCCTACTCAGCTATTTCAGTCATCTCACCTCAGTTGCACTGAATTACCGAGTTGCTCTGCCATCTGTTTTTGCACACTAATCTTTCCCTTATGTCTGTGTGCCGTGTTGCAGCTCCCACTCCCTAACTAATAGCATTAACTGAGCAAGGACAGAATTTGCTCGTGTGAAACACTTGCTCCTCTCTGCCTATTCCCCAAAGGATTGTGTGACTGCCTTAGACAGACAACTGTCCTGGACAAAGAAGGTCATAGTATTTGTTGCAAGCAGCACTGAACATGTTGTCCATGTTCCCCAAATGACAGTGATAGTTTACTTCATGCTCTGACAGCCACCGGTCTCTGCCTTGAGCAAAACTCTCAGCACGGGGAAGTAGGTCAGTGTCTGATGGAGTGCAGCATCAGGCCCTCTGGCTGTTAGCCATCAGTGTCCAGTGCACGGGAGCTGTGCTTTGAAATGCATCTTTGTGGTTGGATTTCTGCCTATTAGGTGTTTGGCTGAAGGTGCTGGAGAAGTTGCTTTTGTGAAGCACAGCACAGTGCCTGAAAATACAGATGGTGAGTAATCCAGAAGCTTGCTAAATGATGGCTTCAAGGTCTGAAGTACAGTGTCTGTAATGACAGTATAATGTCAAATGACTGATTTATTTGAACTGAGGAATCAGCAAAAAAATGCTGTAATAGAAAAAACAGATGTACCTATGGATTTGTGCACAAAGAGATAGAGGAGTCcatgtgattttatttattttaaattcttgatAGTTTTAGTAAAGGTTATAGGTGGAATCTTAGGCTTCTTCTGGAAAGAGCTTACTGCACTAAACTCCTACTTTTATGCAGACCTTGGCTGTTACACTGCTCCTGCCTACCCAGGGATTTCAGCAGAGACTAGCAGAAAGTTAACAAGATGTGGCCTGCCCTATCTGGCAATTTGTGAAATCTACCTTGAGCATAACAGCACTTTAATATcgtagaatcagaatagttagggttggaaaggaccttaagatcatctagttccaaggctctgtccatcatGGGCCTGTGTGACCAGCGTTTACAGGAGGGAGGGGAACAACCAAAGATACGTTACATGCAATCCTAGACTTAGGGATGCTCTTGATACTGCTGCAGACCCAGTACAGTTCAGTGCGGTCTCACAAGCGTTAAGCTGTTTATTGTCTTATCACAGATACACGACTAAAGGACTATGTAGATGTATGGGATATATTTTGCAGTTGGGAATAGTTCAGAGATGTGTGTTCTGCTCCACATGTGCATGTGGTGCTTAGAGCAGACGTGGGGCCAAAAGCATCAGCTGCACCTCATGTCTGTTCCATACCCATGTTATGTCTGATTTCAGGAAGAAGTCTGTCTTCATGGGCCCAGCGGCTTCGTTCCCAAGACTTCCAGCTTCTGTGCCGCAACGGCAACACAGCCGATGTGACAGAGTGGAGGACCTGCCACTTGGCCCGAGTCCCAGCTCGTGCCGTGGTTGTGCGGCCTGACACGGATGGGACAATCGTTTTCCATCTCCTGAACCAGGGACAAGTAGGACACCATTTTTTCAGCAGTGCGTTGCATTTTAGAGGGGTTCTCCCACCCGTCCAGCTGTGAATTGAAGACAGGATTATCTGGGCACCTTCAGCTCTGTGGGGTTTGAAGGGGGATGCAAGTGACACATGTCCTATGTAGAGGGATGTGTGacaggtctttttctttttttttttttcctttcttatttcattACAGCAAAGATTTAATGGGGCAGGCACGCAGTTTCAGATGTTTGACTCTGCAGCCTACGGTGTACAGAATCTTCTGTTCAAAGACTCCACCACAGAGCTCGTTGCAATCACAGATCAGAATTACCAGGCCTGGCTGGGTAATGACTATCTTCATGCCATGCAAGCTCTGAGCTGCGACCCCAACAGTAGGTTGTCTTTAGATTCCTATTCATAACCAAGAATAAAGGTAGCTGATAACAGAGACTATCTTCattcctgctttgttttctttattttctgactCTTGGGGTGTTATGGCAAGATGCCAGTCTAATCTTTGAGCTTGGGGAAAGGAAATCTTTTGACCTAGAAATATCATCACATTGCAGAATACTTTCCTGTGCAAAATGGCCCACTTTGTGTTATAAGAGGCAGACATTTTCTGCCCTTTCTGGTGTATGAAAGACATTAATCTGGTAAGATGCTACTGCTACCTGGTACTCTGTTTCCTAGCTGCAAACAAGGGGAAATAGTAATATGTTGCTGTGTAAATCCTCAGCTAGTCTATAAAGAATGTATGAATGGGAGATAATTTCCTCCAGAAGCTGAAGAAATCCTCAGTTGCTCTTTACTGGAGTGTTATGGTCTTTTATACTATCAGAAGAATGTAGAAATTTCTTGATGTGCATTCTGGcaaagtcagaaacacaggtTGTAAGAATCTGTGCCTTGAAAACCTTAATAATCCTGACAGCTGAGCTTCCCaaactgctctgtgctgtggcaAAGCCCCTTCTCTCCTGACATGTCTCTTCTGGGCATTGCTCCATGACTGTCAGGTATGAGCAAGCCTGTGTTCAGGGTGCGGTTTTGCTGAACTCAACTAACACATTCTGACTGCACTTAAATGAGCATAGGAGTTCTAGTTCCTTTGCCATGGACAGGTTTGCAGTGTGGACATACCACTAATGTGGGGAGCTCTGTGGTTCCTAATCAGATGTGTGagctggagagaaagagaagtaaacatttttaataacataCAAGATTTATATGCAACAGTGGGCAGTATCGTTGTGTGTCTGGTACAAAGAAAGTGAACTGTAGTATTTGCTTCTCTGTGCAGCATTGCCAGAAAGCCTGAACTGGTGTGTTGTATCCACTGAGGAGATTTGGAAATGTGGTGAAATGGCTGTTGcctttaagaaaaagaatttgaaaCCTGCAATTCAGTGTATTTCAGCCAACACTAAGGAAGAGTGCATGGAGCTGATCCAGGTAGGCTGCTACAGTCCTTGTGCAGTAAACCAGATTAATGCAAGGTGCTCTCTGCTGGGTGGGTAGGATATGTGCACTTACATGTGCACAGGTATGTGCACTTAGGTGACCAGTAGAAATACTGGATTTCAAGGAGGTGATCTGTACTTCACATGACATGGGTGGGCCTGGACCTTGGTGATCTTCAGTTGTGATGAGGGCACTGTTGCCAATCTAGCTCAAGCCTGTATGTATTAAATCTCCTGTCCCCATTTCACTGATGATGCTTTATGCAGGTTTTAGGGGGTTTCTTTAGCAGCGTATTGGCTTTTTATTGTCAGACTTGTCCTTCAAGATGCAGCGGGTGTGATGCTAGAGGTGTTACTGTAGCAGGGAAGGTATCTGCttgtttttttcacagaaatcctaaattctactttatttttcagaagaagGAAAGCGATGCGGTAGTTCTCGATGGAGCCGATATTTACACAGCTGGGAAGATACATGGCCTTGTACCAGCCGCCGGAGAAAGTTACTCTGGTAAGAAggtcaggaaataaaaatatagacTGTATTTTTCCATCCAGGTTGTTTGAAAATAGCTCTAAAAGCACAGACTCTGTTCCCAAGCCCTGCcggaaaaactgttttcaaaggaaatgagaGTTAGTATCCTCACAtcatggagagaggaggaaataaATATGGGAGAGGTTCCTACAGTGAGTTTGTGACAATTTTTatctctcctgctgcaggacCAGGTTGAATCTTTGGCAGTTTTGAGTCTTAAACCTCTTTGTCTTTTCAGTTCTGAAGAAAAACCCTTACAATGGGAAAAAACAGTAttcacaaaatcaaaatatttttagcagaagcagaaatatgTAATGTACACCGTAGATTCTAGTTAGAAACAAATTCTTCCTGTCAATGTGCCTGCTGCAAAGTCACCAATGACAAAAGGGCTTGTGTTACTAAGGCAGAATGTCAATATGCTGCAAAACTCGTGGAAATTGTAATGCAAGCTTGAAgttttcacataaaaataacttcttcaAGCAGTTTTGCTAAGTCACTAATGACCCAAATGTTTTTCAGAGGGATGTATTTATAAGAGCTGGTATTAACATGAACACTTTCATGTTTGTCTCTAGATCGTTCAGTTCTAGCACACAGCAGTACTGGTATATAGGCTATAAGTGAATGCAACACTGTAAAGTAGtagaaatgaaaagtaattacGTGTACATTCATACTTCCTGACTAGCTGATTGTTGGTGCAATTGAAGTTGGCACAGATTAGTGTAATGGATCTGTAGATGATCATTAAGCATTGGGAATGGTTAGGGGAAGCCGTAATgcgttttgtttttttctgcaagctGATGACAACAACAATGCATACTATGCTGTGGCATTAGTGAAACGAAATCTGACCAATGCATTCACCATCAGTGACCTGAAGGGAAAGAAGTCCTGCCACACAGGACTGGGGAGAACTGCCGGGTGGAATATCCCCATTGGTATACTAATTAAGAGGGGTATTATTACGATAAGAGACTGCAATATTCCTCAAGGTAAGACAACAGTACTATCTATCAAGAATACACTGTCTAATGATAAACTGGCATTAGGGAAGTAATTTTGGTATTTCATAGCTCTATATTAAAGCTTATGTTTGTGATGGGATGTTGTGTTTTTAATGTAACAATTTGAAGTTTTAAGTTTACCACCAGAGTAGACTGATGGAGGGGTCATTCTGAGAATGTTGTATGGAAGGATTCCTTCCCTTTATCACAAAAAACATTGCctaatttaggttggaagggacctttggaggtcatctagtccagtcAACTTCTCACGAGCAGGTCCAGTTATATCTGATTGCTCAGGCCCATGTCTGGGCAGGTTCTTAGTAACAACTAGAATGGACATTACACACAACTTTTCTGGACCCTGTCTCAGTGTTCAACCTTCCTTGgtatgaagaaattctttcttctaATTTACCAGAATTTTCCTTCTTGTAACTTTGGTCTGTTGCTTTTCACCCTTCTGTTTTGCATCTCTGAGAAGCATCTGGCTCTGTCTTCTTGAAAAACCCACTATGTAAATGATGACAGGAATACACTATTAGTTGTCTTATCTCAAGGCTGACcaaacccagctctcagcctggtAACTGCTGAGTCgtgtgctccagctctctgagcATCCTACTCTCCTTCCACTGTACTTGCTCTAGAATGTCAGTGTCTTTCTAACACCCTCTAGGTGGTACTTCCAGCTCTGAGATATCATTGCAGTATAGGATGTATCCCTGTCCTGAATAttattgtgtttattttcaggCTGGTTTTAGTAATGGAGCAGTGTAGCTCAACAAGAAAAAGATCTACAACCACAGATCGTAGATGTGAATTTTCGTTGCCTGTTTCCTATCTCCCAGGAAGTTCTTTGGTTTCATTACATAATCAGCTaaacagtgctttaaaaatcttttagaAGCTGTAGTTTGTGTAGGCAAACTGCAGACAAAGGCTGCTGTAACTCGTGTTTCTAGTGTTCTACTGAAACCTGCATTGGTTATAACTTCATGGCAGTGTAACTAGCTTGCTGGTGAAGAGCTCATGCTTTTCACTCCTTatattggtttgtttttcttttcccaggtgTGAGTGAGTTTTTCTCTGCCAGCTGTGTGCCTTCAGCTGAGCAGGACAATTACCCAtcaaaactctgtcaactatgtATTGGAGATGGTAGTGGAAACAATAAATGCAGTGCAAGTAGCCAAGAGCGTTACTACAGCTACAGTGGAGCCTTCAGGTAATTAATATGTACGGTTGTTATTTCGCCTGTCAGCTTGTCAAAATGCAAGGAGGATCTGTTTTCAATCCCAGTCAGCAACAAGTGGTTATCATTGCTGCAGTGGGTGGCACGTCCTGTAAATTGAGTGGGATATGTGTCCCCAGATGTCTTTAGCAGCACAGGTATGTCATAAGGCATTAGATCATGTTAAAAGCCTTTTGCCAGCTTCCTGGCCCACAGCCAACCAGATGACCAGCAACCAAATCCATATGTCTGTTTACAGAGCAGCAGGCACCCACCTAGTGAGGACCAAGCAGATTGTCATGAGTCTCCAGTCTTGCTTTAATCTAGTGTGACAGACAGTCTGCCACTCTGAGTGGTCAGGTCATGCATAAAGAGCTTTAGCAGGGAAGCAGGCAAATAGAAACCAGAATCTGACTGCTTTAAGTCCATGACGAGAGTGGTAGGCTAGTGATGGGGAGCCAGGAGCTGGGTCTTCCCTACCTGTTACTCATTGGTGGCTGTATGTGAAGGCAGGTTTTTGAACAACACAAGCAGCTATGGCCAGTGTTCAAATATCAAATCCTCTTCAAAACAATATGTGTTAAAGGTACAGGGGGAAATAGTATAACatgaaataaatactttgtGTAACAGTTGGACATGTGTATATGGGACCATACCCAAGGACTATGAAACTCTTTAAGATACAGAAGAAGCACTTCCTTTTCCTGACCTGCATCTCTGAAGGTCACGGTGCATGTAACAGCTGGCAGCGAGCTGTCTTCTTCCTGCAGGGTAGgagacttcagcagcagctgcctggcaaATATGGAAGTGCTAGACATAGATGACTACTTTTTACAGCTCTATTTAGTTGTgtccagctgctctgctggggcaCATGCCTTGCAGGCAAACTCCAGATCCTCTGCTGTACTTCACAGATTAACAGAGCTAGCTACCAGTCACCAAATCAAAAGGCAACAAATGCTGGGTTTGCTTATTAACTTAGGGTCCTGCATTTGTTTGCAGGAATGTATGTAAAAAAAATTTGAATTCTAAACCTGTCAGTTACTAGCAAAAAAAGAATGCGGTTCACATGAAAACACTCTGAAT from Lathamus discolor isolate bLatDis1 chromosome 3, bLatDis1.hap1, whole genome shotgun sequence encodes the following:
- the MELTF gene encoding melanotransferrin — encoded protein: MFALKCARSVFCLLFFHAALSLERIRWCTVSKQELSKCNDMSKAFGRAGILPPLDCTMGGSAAICTQMIKDHLADAVTLNGRLIYQAGKEHGLKPVVGEVYDQEIGTSYYAVAVVRKSSNITINSLKGVRSCHTGINRTAGWDVPVGYLLDSGRLAAMGCDLPTAVSDYFSASCVPGANGANYPTSLCQLCKGDLTEENKCEQNSQEQYYDYSGAFRCLAEGAGEVAFVKHSTVPENTDGRSLSSWAQRLRSQDFQLLCRNGNTADVTEWRTCHLARVPARAVVVRPDTDGTIVFHLLNQGQQRFNGAGTQFQMFDSAAYGVQNLLFKDSTTELVAITDQNYQAWLGNDYLHAMQALSCDPNTLPESLNWCVVSTEEIWKCGEMAVAFKKKNLKPAIQCISANTKEECMELIQKKESDAVVLDGADIYTAGKIHGLVPAAGESYSADDNNNAYYAVALVKRNLTNAFTISDLKGKKSCHTGLGRTAGWNIPIGILIKRGIITIRDCNIPQGVSEFFSASCVPSAEQDNYPSKLCQLCIGDGSGNNKCSASSQERYYSYSGAFRCLAQDSGDVAFVKHSTVFENTDGKNTDSWAQNLKSSDFQLLCPNGARAEVTQFAECHLAQVPAQAIMVHPDTSIFALYGLLDKAQVYFGNSSNENGFKMFDSSAFQGKNLIFMDSAVAIVPVGERRTYAEWLGSEYIESLEGMQTPQCSGASSKIRQYLLVATVIPLLILCQTQCSD